Part of the Deltaproteobacteria bacterium genome is shown below.
ATAGAGCTAACCGACGAGGAACATGCCGCCACTTTTTTCCAGGCTGACCGGTCCGTTATGCATTGTAAGGTCAGCCAACCCGGCCTCGAAGTGCTGCCCATCAAAGAAGCCCTGGAACGCCATGACTGGCTGCAGGATTACTACTGGCGTCTGGTGTCTCCTGATTCGGACAAATACACTGCCCAAACCGCCCTGGATTTAGACAACGGCTATTTTATCCGGGCCTTGCCCGGTGCCAAGATCGTCCATCCGGTGGAAACCTGCCTCTATATCCGCACCGAGGGTCTGGCCCAGCATGTCCATAACATCGTCATTGCCGAACCCGGCTCCGAACTCAATGTCATCACCGGTTGTACCACCCACCCCGGGGTCAGGGCCGGCCTACATTTGGGCATTTCCGAATTTTACGTTAAGGCCGGGGCCCGGGTCAACTTTACCATGGTCCATAACTGGGCTGCGGACATCCATGTCCGGCCCCGTTCGGCGATTTTAGTCGAAGAGAACGGCACCTTTATTTCTAATTATATTCTGCTTAAGCCAGTAAAATCGGTGCAGATGGATCCTTTGGTCCGCCTCATCGGTCCAGGGGCGGTTGCCACCATGCAATCCATTGTCGTGGCCCATCCCGATACTGAACTGGATCTGGGCGGTCGGGTCATTCTGGAAGCCCCCCATACCCGGGCCGAGGTCATTGCCCGGTCAGTAACTACCGGGGGTAAGTCTATCTCCCGGGGGCACTTAATTGGCAAAGTCCCTGAGGTCAAGGCCCATCTGGAGTGTCAGGGGCTAATCCTCTCGGAAACCGGCATCATTCATGCCATCCCAGAACTGACCGGGGAGGTGGCCGGAGTGGAAATGTCGCACGAAGCCGCGGTGGGCAAGATTGCCCAGGAAGAGATTGAATACCTCATGGCGCGCGGTCTGGATGAAGACGAGGCCGCCTCCACCATTGTCCGGGGGTTTTTGAGTATCAAGATCGAGGGTTTGCCGATGGCTCTGGAAGAGGAGATCGAGCGCACCATCAGGGAAGCCCGGAAAGGTCTCTAAGCCGCATCTGTCGGCCCCACCAAAGTAAAGACTTTGCTAATTTCGACCTAACAGGAGCCTTTGCCGCCGCCCTTATGGCTAAGGTGGCGGCTTAGTGGACGCACGTCTGAAAACCCCGGTCCCTGATCAGTCCTTGAGAGGGGCTAAACCTCGGCCATTAACTTATCAAACTCTTCTACGCTTACCGCCGGGGAAGTGGTAAAGGAAATGCCGGTTAGTTTACCCAGGCCCACCGAAACCTTCATGGCCTGTTCGACGCCCGGCAAATCTACAATTAGGACCAGATCGGTTTCTCCGAGCAGGGCGTACATGGCCTTTACTCCGCCCCCAAATTTCTTAATAAGATTGATAGCCTGGTCAGTCCGGGCACTGCTGATCTGCTTTACGGCCTCTCCGGAGTACTTACCAAACATTAAAAAAGTAGCCATCGTGGTCCCTCCTTTTCTGCTGGTTGTGAAGCAATTATATCAGAATGTCCTATTTCCACCAAGAAAAGAACCGGCTTTTGACTCGCCGGGCCTGCGGCAGATTCCTCGGATCATTTAACGGGTTAATTTGGGGGGTCGGGGGACCAACAACTCCCTGCCACCTCCCCAAGAATAGTTTTTCTCTGACACCAATTCATTTATTTTATAAAAAGTAATAATAAATTTTATTGTCAGTCTAGCTTGTCAAACATAATTTAGTGATTAAATTTAAGAGAAAATTTCATCAAAGTGATTGGCAGGGCGGACTCCCCAATTATTAGGAGAGCGAAATGGACTATCGGGGCAACCTAGAGGTTTTTACTGAGCATCAGCTCAGCGGGCATCTGTGTTTTGCCTATGAAAGTCTGCATGAGCACATTGAGGTGTTGACGCCGTTTTTGCTCCAGGGGTTGAAGCGTCGGGCCAAGGTAATATATATTGTGGATAACCACCCAGCGCGGGAGATCCTGTCCTATTTCTGGCGCATAGGAGTGAATCCCGACTTATATCTGGCCAGCGGTCAGTTAGTAATCCTGAACCGTTATGAGACTTATATTCAGCAGGAGAGCTTCAGTCCCGACCAGATGCTGGCTTTTGTCC
Proteins encoded:
- a CDS encoding SufD family Fe-S cluster assembly protein, which codes for MPDDLRAAAVKSRDKKAAAGLDVDLAQFSRQGTDWAYDDQYQNFDEAEKAHLLKVGIELTDEEHAATFFQADRSVMHCKVSQPGLEVLPIKEALERHDWLQDYYWRLVSPDSDKYTAQTALDLDNGYFIRALPGAKIVHPVETCLYIRTEGLAQHVHNIVIAEPGSELNVITGCTTHPGVRAGLHLGISEFYVKAGARVNFTMVHNWAADIHVRPRSAILVEENGTFISNYILLKPVKSVQMDPLVRLIGPGAVATMQSIVVAHPDTELDLGGRVILEAPHTRAEVIARSVTTGGKSISRGHLIGKVPEVKAHLECQGLILSETGIIHAIPELTGEVAGVEMSHEAAVGKIAQEEIEYLMARGLDEDEAASTIVRGFLSIKIEGLPMALEEEIERTIREARKGL
- a CDS encoding GYD domain-containing protein; this translates as MATFLMFGKYSGEAVKQISSARTDQAINLIKKFGGGVKAMYALLGETDLVLIVDLPGVEQAMKVSVGLGKLTGISFTTSPAVSVEEFDKLMAEV
- a CDS encoding MEDS domain-containing protein, translating into MDYRGNLEVFTEHQLSGHLCFAYESLHEHIEVLTPFLLQGLKRRAKVIYIVDNHPAREILSYFWRIGVNPDLYLASGQLVILNRYETYIQQESFSPDQMLAFVQLEIDRAVREGYSGLVATGEMTWALRGYPGSERLVEYEMRLNEFILKNNNSLCLCQYNRHHFDSRLIDEIMALHPLIILGNKIFDNPYYLPPKLYQAN